The proteins below are encoded in one region of Archocentrus centrarchus isolate MPI-CPG fArcCen1 chromosome 13, fArcCen1, whole genome shotgun sequence:
- the mfrp gene encoding membrane frizzled-related protein: MSELSQVAVYPDSSDIYKNVFCNPAFELEGEKEERVEGFRTSSSTPEPIKPSAASLPWGLFGVYVMRLRSPGCGWGVVLVSAAVLLLLAALGLALVLILTQIKSQAVEDQLSTATSGLQHAGDGLSHTLPTVPINKSQEDSTAAPQPARIPPSETSCGGVLTDSEGSFSSPNHPGSYPSNSLCVWVIQVPPPYLVQIHVSSLTVEGPSPCLFDWVEVREQIEQSSVVTRFCGNVAPPTVNTNSSTVWVTFHSDGSIAGNGFTAQYRAIRPGHKSCSREEFMCDSGRCLLPVSVCDGHPNCHDQTDEANCSHKRKECGGQKIGPYGYLTSPNHPGPYPHQQLCIWHVSVEEGHVITLSFRNFSLETQDVCEFDYVEVHDSISTEAGRVLGRFCGTTFPPDLTSSGPHMTVVFVADEGVADSGFNATYQAVSVLGRTCGPSQFACSTGECLQQQWLCDGWNDCPDGTDEQSCGNSTYPPFTSPCESIEVEMCQGLSYNFTSFPNIWLSIADQREAATLLGQYRVLMELACFEPLQRLVCGMFLPQCSPQGGILQPCRSVCSSAEQQCSQALDLFSFSWPFNCHLLPDSQDPLECSLP, encoded by the exons ATGTCTGAACTCAGCCAAGTCGCTGTATACCCTGACTCCTCAGATATTTATAAG aatgTGTTCTGCAATCCCGCCTTCGAGCTGGAGGGGGAGAAAGAGGAGCGGGTGGAGGGATTCAGGACATCCTCTTCTACACCTGAACCAATCAAACCTTCAGCAGCCA GCCTACCCTGGGGACTCTTTGGTGTGTATGTGATGCGTCTGCGTAGTCCAGGTTGTGGTTGGGGGGTGGTACTGGTCTCAGCTGCTGTCCTGCTCCTGTTAGCAGCCCTAGGACTGGCGCTGGTCCTCATTCTCACAC AGATAAAAAGCCAGGCAGTGGAGGATCAGTTGTCCACTGCGACTTCAGGCCTACAGCATGCTGGGGATGGACTGTCCCATACCTTACCCACAGTCCCTATCAATAAAAGTCAGGAGGACAGTACAGCTGCACCACAGCCTGCCAGAATCCCTCCATCTGAAACAA GTTGTGGAGGTGTTTTGACCGACTCTGAAGGAAGTTTCAGTTCTCCAAATCACCCTGGGTCCTACCCCTCaaactcactgtgtgtgtgggtgattCAGGTCCCGCCCCCCTACCTGGTCCAGATTcatgtctcctctttgactGTGGAGGGACCGTCTCCTTGTCTGTTTGACTGGGTGGAGGTGCGGGAGCAGATTGAGCAGAGCTCTGTGGTCACCAG GTTCTGCGGTAATGTAGCGCCACCAACAgtcaacacaaacagcagcacagtgtGGGTCACCTTCCACTCTGATGGCAGCATCGCAGGCAACGGCTTCACGGCACAGTACAGGGCCATACGCCCTGGACACA AAAGCTGCTCCAGAGAAGAGTTCATGTGCGACAGTGGCCGCTGTCtcctccccgtgtctgtgtgcgacGGTCATCCAAACTGTCACGACCAGACGGACGAGGCAAACTGCAGCCACAAGCGTAAAG aatgTGGTGGGCAGAAGATCGGGCCGTATGGTTACCTGACAAGTCCAAATCACCCCGGGCCTTACCCTCACCAGCAG ttgtgTATATGGCATGTATCTGTTGAGGAGGGTCATGTCATCACGCTAAGCTTCCGAAACTTCAGCCTGGAGACTCAGGATGTGTGTGAGTTTGACTATGTGGAGGTGCATGACAGCATCAGCACCGAAGCTGGAAGAGTCCTGGGAAG ATTTTGTGGTACCACCTTCCCCCCAGACCTGACCTCCTCTGGCCCTCATATGACAGTGGTGTTTGTGGCTGATGAGGGAGTGGCCGACAGCGGCTTCAATGCAACATACCAGGCTGTGTCTGTACTGGGCA GGACATGTGGCCCCAGCCAGTTTGCCTGCAGTACAGGCGAGTGTCTTCAGCAGCAGTGGTTGTGCGATGGGTGGAATGACTGCCCCGATGGCACAGACGAGCAGAGCTGTGGCAACTCCACCTACCCTCCCTTCA CCTCACCCTGTGAGTCCATTGAGGTGGAGATGTGTCAGGGCCTCAGCTACAACTTCACCTCATTCCCCAACATCTGGCTGTCTATTGCTGACCAGAGAGAAGCTGCCACCCTCCTGGGACAGTATCGG GTACTGATGGAGCTGGCGTGCTTTGAGCCTCTGCAGAGGCTGGTTTGTGGGATGTTTCTACCCCAATGCAGCCCTCAGGGCGGCATCCTCCAGCCCTGCCGCTCGGTCTGCTCCTCGGCTGAGCAGCAATGCAGCCAAGCTCTGGATCTCTTCTCCTTCAGCTGGCCCTTCAACTGCCACCTTCTACCTGACTCACAGGACCCCCTGGAGTGCTCACTGCCTTGA